A stretch of the Sneathiella limimaris genome encodes the following:
- the hflK gene encoding FtsH protease activity modulator HflK, protein MPWSNQGGNGGGWQGGGGGNRGPWGQGPSGQQPPNLEDIIKKGQEKLKDTLPGGGGGKLGIFVVLLVLVVGWLISGFYKVEANQQGVVLRFGEKVAITQAGLNYHLPYPIETVLTPNVTKVNSVEIGFRRDSRGNKQPIPQEALMLTGDENIVSIGFTVLWKIKDASDFLFNVAQQEATIKAAAESAMREVVGRSQLISAITDGRLKIQNDVQVRLQEILDGYEMGVEVTELKLEDSEAPAAVRPAFIDVQAAAADKERVQNEALAYANDIVPRARGQAEQMRQEAEGYKQQVISEAQGDAARFNSIFEEYRKAPEVTRERIYLETLQQVLKGKNKVIIDGEGGGQGVVPYLPLNELKKGGAN, encoded by the coding sequence ATGCCTTGGAGCAATCAAGGTGGTAATGGTGGAGGATGGCAAGGCGGCGGTGGTGGAAACCGCGGTCCTTGGGGTCAGGGCCCCAGCGGACAGCAGCCTCCTAATCTGGAAGACATTATCAAAAAAGGTCAGGAAAAGTTAAAGGATACTCTCCCCGGCGGTGGCGGTGGCAAACTGGGTATTTTTGTTGTTTTACTGGTTCTCGTCGTCGGCTGGCTGATCAGTGGCTTCTATAAAGTGGAAGCGAACCAGCAAGGCGTTGTTTTGCGCTTTGGTGAAAAGGTTGCCATTACCCAGGCGGGTTTGAACTATCATCTGCCTTATCCGATCGAAACCGTTCTGACACCGAACGTCACCAAGGTGAACAGTGTGGAAATTGGCTTCCGTCGTGATTCCCGCGGGAACAAGCAACCAATTCCGCAGGAAGCTCTGATGCTCACCGGTGATGAGAATATTGTCAGCATTGGTTTCACTGTTCTTTGGAAAATAAAAGACGCCAGTGACTTCCTTTTCAACGTGGCCCAGCAGGAAGCGACGATTAAAGCGGCTGCTGAAAGTGCCATGCGTGAAGTGGTTGGCCGGTCTCAGCTGATTTCAGCCATTACGGATGGTCGTCTGAAAATTCAGAATGACGTGCAGGTCCGTCTTCAGGAAATCCTCGACGGTTATGAAATGGGTGTTGAGGTCACTGAGCTGAAACTGGAAGATTCTGAAGCGCCAGCCGCTGTTCGTCCAGCCTTTATTGACGTGCAGGCTGCTGCCGCTGATAAAGAACGGGTGCAGAACGAGGCTTTAGCTTACGCAAATGATATTGTTCCGCGGGCCCGTGGTCAGGCAGAGCAAATGCGTCAGGAAGCTGAAGGTTACAAACAGCAGGTGATTTCCGAAGCGCAAGGTGATGCGGCTCGCTTTAACTCCATCTTTGAAGAATATCGGAAAGCCCCTGAAGTCACTCGGGAGCGGATCTATCTTGAAACCCTTCAGCAGGTTCTGAAAGGCAAAAACAAGGTGATCATCGATGGTGAAGGTGGCGGACAAGGCGTTGTGCCATACCTGCCGCTGAACGAGCTGAAAAAGGGAGGGGCAAACTAA
- a CDS encoding tRNA1(Val) (adenine(37)-N6)-methyltransferase gives MDLALTRDGFLDGKLQITQPESGFRAGSDAVLLAASVPAKPGDMVLDVGAGVGTAGLCLKYRVPDCVLFGIELQESLTKLAGQNAADNHLEKGTQFIAANITHRRDFNGQKVAGDKSLLEAGFDHVLTNPPFYEEGRAQVSTHAIKGPAHVEADADLATWIRFCVARLKPKGQISLIHRTERLTEILTFLGEKCGRIEVLPLLPSATRPAKRVLVRAEKGSGSPLKLLPGLVLHEEDGTPTETANEILRRGASIADLIK, from the coding sequence ATGGATTTGGCACTGACCCGGGATGGTTTCCTGGATGGAAAATTACAGATCACTCAGCCAGAGAGCGGCTTTCGGGCGGGATCTGATGCAGTTCTGCTGGCGGCATCTGTTCCGGCGAAGCCTGGTGACATGGTGCTGGATGTTGGGGCCGGTGTTGGCACAGCTGGACTGTGTCTGAAATACCGGGTGCCGGACTGCGTGCTTTTTGGGATTGAGCTGCAGGAAAGTCTGACAAAGCTTGCGGGTCAAAATGCGGCCGATAATCATCTGGAAAAGGGGACGCAGTTTATAGCGGCGAACATTACCCACCGGCGTGATTTTAATGGCCAGAAAGTGGCGGGCGATAAATCCCTGTTGGAAGCTGGATTTGATCACGTGCTAACCAATCCGCCATTTTATGAAGAAGGCCGCGCGCAAGTCTCAACCCATGCGATAAAAGGGCCGGCTCATGTGGAGGCCGATGCGGATCTGGCCACCTGGATCCGCTTTTGTGTGGCGCGCCTGAAGCCCAAAGGGCAAATCAGCTTGATCCACCGTACAGAGCGGTTAACCGAAATATTAACCTTTCTCGGGGAGAAATGTGGGCGGATTGAGGTTCTACCACTCTTGCCGTCGGCAACCAGGCCCGCTAAACGGGTGTTGGTGCGGGCTGAAAAGGGATCGGGAAGTCCCTTAAAGTTGTTACCTGGGCTAGTTCTGCACGAGGAAGACGGGACGCCCACTGAAACGGCAAATGAAATCCTAAGACGGGGGGCTTCAATTGCAGATCTTATTAAATAA
- the ppdK gene encoding pyruvate, phosphate dikinase gives MTKWVYSFGDGAADGTADMRNLLGGKGANLAEMSNLGLPVPSGFTISTEVCTAYYDNDRQYPEDLAAQVDAAIAKIESSVGGKFGDKTQPLLVSVRSGARASMPGMMDTVLNLGLNDETVEGLAAQSGDRRFAYDSYRRFIQMYSDVVLEVEHHHFEELLEILKEENDYHLDTDLSADDWEKLVGQYKDKVQEELGRPFPQDVQDQLWGAISAVFGSWMNQRAITYRRLHDIPAEWGTAVNVQAMVFGNMGDDSATGVAFTRDPSTGVKLFYGEFLVNAQGEDVVAGIRTPQNLTKASREEAGSEDLSMEELFPAVFSELVDVYKKLEAHYRDMQDIEFTVQQGKLWMLQTRSGKRTANAALKIAVDMVEEGLISKEEAVKRIEPQSLDQLLHPTLDPNADKNVIARGLPASPGAASGQIVFNSDEAEKLAGEGVSVILVRVETSPEDIHGMHAAKGILTSRGGMTSHAAVVARGMGRACVSGAGSLSIDYRDETLSVMGQTLNKGDIITIDGGTGEVMLGSVDMILPELSGTFGALMEWADDIRRLKIRTNAETPLDAETARKFGAEGIGLCRTEHMFFDADRIVAVRQMILADSLAEREEALAKLLPVQRADFVELFRIMSGLPVTVRLLDPPLHEFLPKTDEEIDELAAALNADAKKLRHRALQLHEFNPMLGHRGCRLGISFPEIYEMQARAILEAAATVSKELGETVIPEIMIPLVATERELEILKGKIEAVAKTIEGETGVAVEYLIGTMIELPRAALQAGHIANQAEFFSFGTNDLTQTTYGISRDDSGSFLEEYVNQGIYEVDPFVSLDQDGVGELVKIAAERGRETRKDIKLGICGEHGGDPSSIDFCEKVGLDYVSCSPYRVPIARLAAAQAALGVSRESEA, from the coding sequence ATGACGAAGTGGGTATATTCCTTTGGTGACGGTGCAGCAGACGGAACTGCTGATATGCGGAACCTCCTGGGCGGAAAAGGGGCCAACCTTGCTGAAATGAGCAACCTTGGCCTGCCAGTTCCCTCCGGTTTTACCATCTCCACTGAAGTCTGTACGGCCTATTATGATAATGACCGGCAGTATCCGGAAGATCTGGCGGCGCAGGTTGATGCAGCCATTGCCAAGATCGAAAGCTCGGTTGGGGGCAAGTTTGGCGACAAGACCCAGCCGCTTCTGGTTTCTGTTCGCTCTGGTGCGCGGGCATCCATGCCGGGCATGATGGACACGGTCCTCAACCTTGGCCTTAATGACGAAACTGTAGAAGGGCTCGCCGCCCAGTCCGGTGACCGTCGCTTTGCTTATGACAGTTATCGCCGTTTTATCCAGATGTATTCCGATGTGGTTCTGGAAGTTGAGCATCATCATTTCGAGGAACTTCTCGAAATCCTCAAAGAAGAAAACGACTACCATTTGGACACTGACCTGTCCGCTGATGACTGGGAAAAACTGGTTGGTCAGTATAAAGACAAGGTTCAGGAAGAGCTGGGACGTCCGTTCCCGCAAGATGTGCAAGACCAGCTTTGGGGGGCTATTAGTGCGGTGTTCGGCTCCTGGATGAACCAGCGGGCGATCACGTATCGCCGCTTGCATGACATCCCTGCCGAATGGGGCACAGCCGTCAACGTACAGGCCATGGTGTTTGGTAACATGGGTGATGACAGTGCAACTGGTGTTGCCTTTACCCGTGACCCTTCAACTGGCGTTAAACTGTTCTACGGTGAGTTCCTGGTGAACGCGCAAGGTGAAGACGTTGTGGCCGGTATCCGGACACCACAGAACCTGACCAAAGCCTCCCGCGAGGAAGCTGGCTCAGAAGATCTTTCCATGGAAGAGCTGTTCCCGGCCGTTTTCAGTGAGCTTGTTGACGTCTACAAGAAACTGGAAGCCCATTACCGGGACATGCAGGATATTGAATTTACCGTTCAGCAGGGCAAGCTTTGGATGCTGCAGACCCGTTCCGGTAAACGAACAGCCAATGCCGCACTGAAAATTGCTGTGGATATGGTCGAGGAAGGCCTGATCAGCAAGGAAGAAGCGGTGAAACGGATTGAGCCTCAATCCCTGGATCAACTTCTGCATCCAACTCTTGATCCAAATGCAGACAAGAATGTGATTGCCCGTGGATTGCCAGCCTCTCCAGGTGCAGCCTCTGGCCAGATCGTCTTTAACAGTGACGAGGCTGAAAAGCTCGCAGGTGAAGGTGTTTCTGTTATCCTTGTGCGGGTGGAAACCAGCCCCGAAGACATTCACGGCATGCATGCTGCAAAAGGCATCCTGACCAGTCGGGGCGGTATGACCTCCCACGCGGCAGTGGTTGCTAGGGGTATGGGCCGGGCTTGTGTCTCCGGCGCAGGATCGCTCAGCATTGATTATCGGGATGAGACATTAAGCGTTATGGGTCAGACCCTGAACAAGGGCGATATCATCACCATTGATGGCGGTACCGGCGAAGTGATGCTGGGATCCGTTGACATGATCCTGCCAGAACTTTCTGGTACATTTGGTGCGCTGATGGAATGGGCAGACGATATTCGCCGCTTGAAAATCCGGACCAATGCGGAAACACCGCTCGATGCAGAAACCGCCCGCAAATTCGGTGCCGAAGGCATTGGCCTTTGCCGGACAGAGCATATGTTCTTTGATGCGGATCGCATCGTTGCCGTTCGCCAGATGATCCTGGCCGACAGCCTGGCAGAACGCGAAGAAGCCCTTGCCAAATTGCTGCCAGTACAGCGCGCCGACTTTGTTGAGCTGTTCCGCATCATGTCTGGCTTGCCAGTGACCGTGCGTCTTCTGGATCCACCGTTGCATGAGTTCCTGCCAAAAACCGATGAGGAAATTGACGAACTGGCAGCAGCCTTGAATGCGGATGCCAAGAAGCTGCGTCACCGCGCCCTGCAACTGCATGAGTTCAACCCAATGCTGGGTCATCGCGGTTGTCGTCTGGGTATTTCCTTCCCGGAAATTTATGAAATGCAGGCTCGGGCCATCTTGGAGGCCGCAGCCACAGTTTCAAAAGAGCTGGGCGAGACGGTGATCCCAGAGATCATGATCCCACTGGTCGCGACCGAGCGGGAGCTTGAAATCCTTAAAGGCAAGATCGAGGCGGTTGCCAAAACGATTGAGGGTGAAACCGGCGTTGCCGTTGAATACCTGATCGGTACTATGATCGAGCTGCCGCGCGCAGCCCTGCAGGCCGGTCACATCGCCAATCAGGCAGAGTTTTTCTCCTTTGGAACGAATGACCTGACACAAACCACTTACGGCATCAGCCGTGATGACAGTGGCTCTTTCCTTGAGGAATATGTGAACCAGGGCATCTATGAGGTGGATCCGTTTGTCTCGCTCGATCAGGATGGTGTGGGCGAACTGGTGAAAATCGCTGCTGAACGCGGTCGCGAGACCCGGAAAGACATCAAGCTTGGTATTTGCGGTGAGCATGGTGGTGACCCAAGCAGTATCGATTTCTGTGAAAAAGTCGGGCTCGACTACGTGTCCTGTTCTCCTTACCGGGTGCCGATCGCTCGCCTTGCCGCCGCGCAAGCCGCCCTCGGCGTCAGCAGAGAATCCGAAGCGTAA
- a CDS encoding glycine--tRNA ligase subunit alpha has protein sequence MTAPTTSKSGSSFQDLILTLQHFWAEQGCVILQPYDMEVGAGTFHPATTLRALGPEPWNAAYVQPSRRPTDGRYGENPNRGQHYYQFQVIMKPSPENIQELYLQSLYALGIDPKNHDIRFVEDDWESPTLGAWGLGWEVWCDGMEVSQFTYFQQVGGFDCNPVSGELTYGLERLAMYVQGVDRMYDLKWNDDGVTYGDVFLQNEQEQSAFNFEHSNVDILLRQFEDAETQCQTILEAGLCLPAYDQCMKASHLFNLLDARGVISVTERAAYIGRVRALAKGCAEQWLRNRGHLGEEG, from the coding sequence ATGACGGCACCAACGACGTCGAAATCAGGTTCTTCCTTTCAGGACCTGATCCTAACCCTGCAGCACTTTTGGGCGGAACAGGGATGTGTGATTTTGCAGCCTTACGATATGGAGGTCGGGGCTGGAACGTTCCATCCGGCAACAACGCTGCGCGCGCTGGGTCCTGAGCCTTGGAATGCGGCCTATGTGCAGCCATCCCGCCGGCCAACTGATGGTCGTTATGGTGAGAACCCGAACCGGGGTCAGCATTACTATCAATTCCAGGTCATTATGAAACCGTCCCCTGAGAATATTCAGGAACTCTATTTACAGAGCCTTTATGCCCTTGGCATTGACCCGAAGAACCATGACATCCGCTTTGTTGAGGATGACTGGGAAAGTCCGACCCTGGGTGCTTGGGGTCTTGGTTGGGAAGTCTGGTGCGATGGCATGGAAGTGAGCCAGTTTACCTACTTCCAGCAGGTTGGTGGCTTTGACTGTAACCCGGTATCTGGGGAACTAACATATGGTCTTGAGCGGCTTGCCATGTATGTGCAGGGCGTTGACCGGATGTATGATCTGAAATGGAATGACGACGGAGTGACTTACGGCGATGTTTTCCTACAGAACGAGCAGGAACAGTCCGCGTTCAACTTTGAGCATTCAAATGTCGATATCCTGCTGCGCCAGTTTGAGGATGCCGAAACCCAGTGCCAGACCATACTTGAGGCGGGCCTTTGCCTGCCCGCATATGATCAATGCATGAAAGCCTCGCATCTGTTTAACCTGCTGGATGCACGCGGAGTGATCAGTGTGACTGAACGGGCTGCCTATATTGGACGGGTTCGCGCCCTTGCCAAAGGCTGCGCAGAACAATGGCTGCGTAACCGCGGTCATCTAGGCGAGGAGGGTTAA
- a CDS encoding DUF2065 domain-containing protein, which yields MLEHLLLAAALVLFMEGALYALFPNGMKRMMISVLSMPSMSLRITGLVCAILGVVFVWLLKM from the coding sequence TTGTTAGAGCATCTTCTGCTGGCGGCAGCCCTGGTCCTCTTTATGGAAGGGGCGCTTTATGCACTCTTTCCCAATGGCATGAAACGGATGATGATTTCCGTTCTGTCTATGCCCAGCATGAGCTTACGGATTACCGGGCTTGTGTGCGCAATTCTCGGCGTTGTGTTCGTCTGGCTTTTGAAAATGTGA
- the glyS gene encoding glycine--tRNA ligase subunit beta produces MADLLLELFSEEIPARMQVKAASDLERLVTAALKEAGIAFEASASYSTPRRLALSITGLPLSQPDTSEERRGPRVGAPEKALEGFLRSTGLTQDQLEERETPKGSFYYAVVETKGGQTSDVLLKIIPEAMSNLPWPKPMKWSDHKARWVRPLHNILCLFDGAALPVTWEHLTANDQTFGHRFMAPEAIAVKGFEDYKAKLRSAYVVLEDIERREIIAKDAASLAEDEGLKLIEDPGLLAEVAGLVEWPEALIGAIDPQFMDVPQEALISAMRSHQKYFSLSDASGKMAPRFITVANLRAEDGGQKITAGNERVLSARLSDAKFFWDQDRKNTLESRVPALEKVVFHARMGTVREKVERIVALAKIIAPYVEGADEALCARAALLCKADLTTEMVGEFADLQGLMGRYYAVHDGEEAAVAAALQDHYSPLGPNDNCPSEPVSVVVALADKIDTLVGFFAMDEKPTGSKDPYALRRAALGVIRLVLENGLRLPLVEVFKAADELQIVDDKLVPEELLEFFADRLKVHLKEQNVRHDYVSAVFALGGTSDLVRLMAQVNALSGFLESEDGANLLTAYRRAANILRIEEKKDGVSYDSQPDKKLLVEEAEINLFARIEEVSGLMAGALGADEFEVASKAAATLRKPVDAFFDSVIVNADDADTRSNRLRLLASIRNSLDQLADLSKVEG; encoded by the coding sequence ATGGCGGATCTGTTGCTTGAACTTTTCTCCGAAGAAATTCCCGCCCGTATGCAGGTGAAAGCCGCTTCCGATCTGGAACGGCTGGTCACGGCTGCCTTGAAAGAGGCTGGGATCGCCTTTGAGGCGTCAGCCTCTTATTCAACACCACGCCGTTTAGCTCTCTCTATCACTGGATTGCCTTTGTCGCAGCCTGACACGTCAGAAGAACGTCGGGGTCCTCGTGTGGGCGCGCCGGAAAAAGCGCTGGAAGGTTTCCTTCGCTCAACAGGTCTGACGCAGGACCAGTTGGAAGAGCGGGAAACACCTAAGGGGTCTTTTTATTATGCGGTGGTGGAAACCAAGGGTGGCCAGACCAGCGATGTGCTTCTGAAGATCATTCCGGAAGCCATGAGCAATCTACCGTGGCCAAAGCCCATGAAATGGAGCGACCATAAAGCCCGTTGGGTGCGGCCGCTTCATAATATCCTCTGCCTTTTCGATGGGGCAGCCCTCCCAGTGACTTGGGAACATTTAACGGCCAATGATCAAACTTTTGGTCATCGCTTCATGGCGCCGGAGGCCATCGCGGTTAAAGGTTTTGAGGATTATAAAGCAAAGCTTCGCTCCGCCTATGTGGTGCTGGAAGATATCGAGCGGCGGGAGATTATCGCCAAGGATGCTGCCAGCCTCGCCGAAGATGAAGGCCTGAAGCTGATTGAGGATCCGGGCCTGCTGGCTGAGGTGGCCGGTCTTGTGGAATGGCCGGAAGCGCTGATTGGGGCGATTGATCCGCAGTTTATGGATGTGCCGCAGGAAGCCTTGATTTCCGCGATGCGCAGCCATCAGAAATATTTCTCTCTCTCCGATGCAAGCGGCAAGATGGCGCCGCGCTTTATCACGGTTGCCAACCTTCGGGCTGAAGATGGCGGGCAGAAAATTACGGCCGGTAATGAACGGGTGTTGAGCGCACGTCTTTCTGATGCGAAATTCTTCTGGGATCAGGACCGTAAAAATACCCTGGAAAGCCGGGTGCCTGCCCTTGAAAAAGTGGTGTTCCATGCGCGTATGGGTACCGTTCGGGAAAAGGTTGAGCGCATTGTGGCTCTCGCCAAGATCATTGCCCCGTATGTTGAGGGTGCCGATGAAGCGCTTTGTGCCCGCGCCGCCCTTCTGTGTAAAGCGGATCTGACCACTGAAATGGTGGGCGAGTTTGCGGATCTTCAAGGCTTGATGGGCCGCTATTATGCTGTCCATGATGGGGAGGAGGCTGCTGTTGCCGCCGCCCTTCAGGATCATTACTCACCGCTTGGACCCAATGACAATTGCCCGTCTGAGCCTGTGAGCGTGGTTGTTGCTCTCGCCGATAAGATCGACACATTGGTTGGCTTCTTCGCCATGGATGAAAAGCCAACAGGTTCAAAAGATCCATATGCGCTTCGCCGTGCCGCCCTCGGGGTGATCCGGCTGGTGCTGGAAAACGGTTTGCGCCTGCCTCTGGTAGAGGTTTTTAAAGCCGCTGATGAGCTGCAGATCGTGGATGATAAACTGGTGCCCGAGGAGCTCTTGGAATTCTTCGCAGACCGGCTGAAAGTCCATTTAAAAGAACAGAACGTTCGCCATGATTATGTGTCGGCTGTTTTTGCTCTTGGTGGAACCAGCGATCTGGTGCGCCTGATGGCACAAGTGAATGCGCTTTCCGGCTTTTTGGAAAGCGAAGATGGAGCCAATTTGTTGACGGCATATCGCCGGGCAGCCAATATTCTGCGGATTGAAGAGAAGAAGGACGGTGTCTCCTATGACAGCCAGCCAGATAAAAAACTTCTCGTTGAGGAAGCGGAAATTAACCTTTTTGCGCGTATTGAAGAGGTTTCCGGTCTAATGGCCGGTGCATTGGGGGCTGATGAGTTCGAGGTTGCCAGCAAGGCAGCAGCGACTTTGCGTAAACCCGTCGATGCCTTTTTTGACAGCGTAATTGTAAATGCGGATGACGCCGATACCCGGTCGAACCGCCTGCGATTGCTGGCCAGCATTCGCAACTCTCTGGACCAACTGGCTGACCTTTCGAAGGTGGAAGGCTAG
- the apbC gene encoding iron-sulfur cluster carrier protein ApbC yields the protein MATVTEQAILNHLGRIIEKKSGKDIVSLGMVTGLVIKEGNVAFALEIDPKDAGEMEILRKEAEQAVYGMDGVTSVSVVLTAEKAAAQAQPQQPQAPQQPQQKPEVPGVAAIIAVASGKGGVGKSTCSVNLALGLQAQGLNVGILDADIYGPSLPRMLGLTGKPKTTDGKKLEPMEKWGLKVMSMGFLVEEDTPMIWRGPMVMSALQQMIFDVNWGELDVLVVDMPPGTGDAQLTMAQRVPLTGAVIVSTPQDIALLDARKGLNMFRKVEVPVLGVIENMSYFLCPSCGDRSDIFGHGGAKQTAEQLGVDFLGEVPLHMQIRETSDAGTPITAIEPDSDHAKIYKALAAKVQDKIEAELANSGPAFVVE from the coding sequence ATGGCCACCGTAACTGAACAGGCAATTCTGAACCATTTAGGCCGAATTATTGAGAAAAAAAGCGGCAAGGACATTGTCTCCTTAGGCATGGTGACTGGTCTCGTGATCAAAGAGGGCAATGTTGCCTTCGCCCTTGAGATCGACCCCAAAGATGCAGGCGAGATGGAAATCCTCCGAAAAGAGGCTGAACAGGCCGTTTATGGCATGGATGGCGTAACCTCCGTCAGTGTTGTACTAACAGCTGAAAAAGCAGCGGCACAGGCCCAGCCACAACAACCACAAGCCCCACAGCAGCCGCAACAAAAACCCGAAGTCCCAGGCGTTGCCGCGATTATCGCAGTGGCCTCTGGTAAGGGCGGTGTGGGTAAATCCACCTGCTCGGTCAACCTCGCGCTCGGACTGCAGGCGCAAGGCCTCAATGTCGGGATTTTGGATGCGGATATTTACGGCCCCTCCCTGCCCCGCATGCTGGGCCTTACCGGCAAGCCCAAAACAACCGATGGCAAGAAACTGGAGCCAATGGAAAAATGGGGACTTAAAGTCATGTCCATGGGTTTCCTTGTCGAGGAAGACACCCCAATGATCTGGCGCGGCCCGATGGTGATGAGCGCCCTGCAACAGATGATCTTTGATGTAAACTGGGGCGAGCTGGATGTGCTGGTGGTGGATATGCCACCCGGAACCGGCGATGCACAGCTAACCATGGCGCAGCGGGTGCCACTGACCGGTGCGGTAATCGTCTCCACCCCGCAGGACATTGCCCTTCTGGATGCGCGCAAAGGCCTTAACATGTTCCGCAAAGTGGAAGTCCCTGTCCTTGGCGTGATTGAAAATATGAGCTATTTTCTCTGCCCGTCCTGCGGCGATCGCAGCGACATCTTTGGTCATGGCGGCGCGAAACAGACCGCCGAACAACTCGGTGTTGATTTCCTTGGCGAGGTTCCGCTTCATATGCAGATCCGCGAAACCTCCGATGCGGGCACTCCCATCACCGCAATAGAGCCCGACAGCGACCACGCCAAGATCTACAAAGCTCTGGCTGCCAAAGTGCAGGACAAAATCGAAGCCGAACTCGCCAATTCCGGCCCCGCATTTGTGGTGGAGTAA
- the hflC gene encoding protease modulator HflC: MGKVIGIVLAIIVVAAGLLASSALYTVNETQQAMVMQFGNVERIVSKPGLKFKVPFVQNVVYVDKRVLNVSTFAGAQTERSEYLTRDQKRLQVDSFARFRIINPLLYYQSYGSLNVAYDRIETLLNSQVREVLGRELLNNIVSGERTQLMNQIKQQVNKETASSGVEIVDVRIVRADLPKENADKVFDRMRTQREQEAREIRAEGAEIAQRIRANADRERTVLLAEARRDSEILRGEGDGEKNKILAEAFGKDPDFFGFYRSMQAYLDAMSDDDTTLVLSPNSDFFKYFGSQSRDVPGR; encoded by the coding sequence ATGGGTAAAGTCATCGGTATCGTACTTGCCATTATTGTGGTTGCCGCCGGTCTTCTGGCCAGCAGTGCCCTTTACACGGTTAATGAGACCCAGCAGGCCATGGTCATGCAGTTCGGTAATGTGGAACGGATTGTCAGCAAGCCGGGCCTCAAGTTCAAAGTGCCGTTCGTGCAGAATGTGGTCTATGTGGACAAGCGCGTTCTGAATGTGAGCACCTTTGCAGGCGCCCAGACAGAGCGAAGCGAATATCTGACCCGCGACCAGAAGCGTCTGCAGGTGGACAGCTTCGCTCGTTTCCGGATCATCAATCCACTTCTTTACTATCAGTCATATGGTAGCCTGAATGTGGCCTATGACCGGATTGAGACCCTGCTGAACTCCCAGGTGCGGGAGGTGCTCGGTCGTGAGCTTCTGAACAACATTGTGTCAGGGGAACGGACCCAGCTGATGAACCAGATCAAGCAGCAGGTGAACAAGGAAACTGCCTCCAGCGGTGTGGAAATTGTGGACGTGCGGATTGTGCGTGCGGATCTGCCGAAGGAAAACGCTGACAAGGTGTTTGACCGGATGCGGACCCAGCGTGAGCAGGAAGCCCGTGAAATTCGCGCCGAGGGTGCGGAGATTGCGCAGCGTATTCGCGCCAACGCCGATCGGGAACGGACTGTTCTTCTGGCGGAAGCCCGCCGGGACAGTGAGATCCTTCGCGGTGAAGGCGATGGTGAGAAAAACAAAATCCTCGCCGAAGCTTTTGGCAAGGACCCTGACTTCTTTGGGTTCTATCGCTCCATGCAGGCATATCTGGATGCCATGTCAGACGATGACACGACTTTGGTCCTGTCACCAAACTCTGACTTCTTTAAATATTTCGGATCCCAGTCTCGGGATGTACCGGGTCGATAA
- a CDS encoding S49 family peptidase, which yields MKKMKSILAKTPLKRWIKKDPVVAVLPLHGVIASGGSKLRGENLNLMGLAESINDAFEKKGVVAVALSINSPGGSPVQSALIAGRIRQLADEKKIPVYAFAEDIMASGGYWLGCCADEIYADQNSVVGSIGVISAGFGFTGLMEKLGIDRRTYAAGENKSKLDPFSPEKESDVEWLKKLQTEIHDNFKNFVKDSRGERLKKRKDKELFSGDVWTGTKAVELGLIDGIADLRSFMREKYGEKVKLELLEEKKSFIQRTLGLGSQSMVDRAVDSAIGAAKREAAFNKYGL from the coding sequence ATGAAGAAAATGAAATCTATACTTGCAAAAACACCTTTGAAGCGCTGGATCAAAAAAGATCCGGTTGTTGCTGTTCTGCCGCTCCATGGCGTGATTGCCTCCGGCGGCAGTAAATTGCGCGGAGAGAACCTCAACCTGATGGGCCTCGCCGAAAGCATCAATGATGCGTTTGAGAAAAAAGGGGTAGTTGCAGTTGCCCTCTCCATCAATTCACCGGGTGGTTCTCCGGTGCAGTCGGCGCTCATTGCTGGGCGCATTCGCCAATTGGCTGATGAGAAGAAGATCCCGGTCTATGCTTTTGCTGAGGATATTATGGCCTCCGGCGGCTATTGGCTGGGATGTTGCGCGGATGAGATTTACGCGGATCAAAACTCGGTGGTTGGTTCCATCGGTGTGATCTCCGCTGGTTTTGGCTTCACAGGCCTGATGGAAAAGCTTGGCATTGATCGGCGGACCTATGCGGCTGGCGAGAATAAATCCAAGCTGGATCCGTTTAGCCCTGAAAAAGAAAGCGATGTGGAGTGGCTGAAGAAGCTGCAAACGGAAATCCACGACAACTTCAAGAATTTTGTAAAGGACAGCCGGGGTGAGCGCTTGAAAAAGCGTAAAGATAAAGAGCTTTTCTCTGGGGATGTCTGGACCGGCACCAAGGCCGTTGAGCTTGGGCTGATCGATGGGATTGCGGATCTTCGCAGCTTCATGCGTGAAAAGTATGGCGAGAAGGTCAAACTGGAACTTCTGGAAGAGAAGAAGAGCTTCATTCAGCGGACATTGGGGCTTGGGTCCCAGTCTATGGTGGACCGGGCTGTTGATAGCGCCATTGGCGCTGCAAAGCGCGAAGCTGCCTTTAATAAATATGGTCTGTGA